One region of Vigna angularis cultivar LongXiaoDou No.4 chromosome 10, ASM1680809v1, whole genome shotgun sequence genomic DNA includes:
- the LOC108335055 gene encoding mediator of RNA polymerase II transcription subunit 32: MDSVVDSLNNAYQDFVSAAANVLEAKENAGSVKTTATDTALENFKQKWELFRVACDQAEEFVESVKQRIGSECLVDEATRPVAGKPGQATMTGLPPISAVRLEQMSKAVRWLVIELQHGSGASSANSALSHPSAPFDARFSEDATQ, encoded by the coding sequence ATGGACAGCGTAGTTGATTCTCTGAATAATGCCTATCAAGATTTTGTTTCTGCTGCTGCCAATGTGTTAGAGGCCAAAGAAAATGCTGGTTCCGTTAAAACAACAGCTACAGATACTGCTCTAGAGAACTTTAAGCAGAAGTGGGAATTGTTTAGAGTAGCATGTGATCAAGCTGAGGAGTTTGTGGAGTCTGTGAAGCAAAGAATAGGATCCGAGTGTCTAGTGGATGAGGCAACAAGGCCTGTGGCAGGAAAACCTGGACAAGCTACCATGACTGGTCTTCCTCCCATAAGTGCAGTTCGGTTGGAACAAATGAGTAAAGCAGTTCGATGGCTTGTCATTGAATTGCAGCATGGTTCTGGAGCTAGTTCTGCTAATTCAGCTCTTTCCCATCCCTCAGCTCCATTCGATGCGAGGTTTTCTGAAGATGCTACTCAGTAG